The Mangrovibacillus cuniculi sequence CCACAGAGATGGAAAGAAGTTCTTCCACTCTACCGCCGACTGAAATGGAATTAATGCCGTTAATTTTGTTTAGTTCAGGAAGTAGTTTTGTATCTACTACTTCTTCCACGCTTGTGTCATCAACACCAAATAAAGAAATGTTAAATATAGGGAATGTACCAAAGGAAAACCTATTTATCTCTGTTGATGTAGAGTCAGGAAGATTTGCTTCTTTAAGAATATTTTCCACTTGCTGCTCTACTTCATCAATATCAGCACTAAATGGAAATTCCATGTTAATGATGGAGACACTGTCAAATGAAGTACTTGTGATAGATTTTACACCTTCCACTGCATCGAGCTGATCTTCTAATTTACTTGTTACATTTTCATCCACATCTTCTGGTGAAGCTCCTGGATAAATGGTTTCAACAGATAATGTTGGGAATTCAATGTTTGGTAAAAGGTCCACTTTTAGACGTGAAAAAGAGTATAAGCCAGCCAAAATGAGTAGAAATGAAATAATGAAAATGGCTACTGCATTCCTCAAACTAAATCTTGTTAAGAAATTCATTTTTATTCCTCGCTTTTATTTTGATTTTGCTCAGAAAGTATATTTCTCCTTAGAAGTAACTTTCTGTGTTTTCCTTTTCGACACTATTGTACGAAAAAAAAATACACATAGCACGTTATAATGTGCTAATGGAAAGATTTATTATTCGACTTTGAATACACATGTGTCGAAAAATGTGTGAGTTTCACAATTCTCAGTTCAACCTTTCTCTTCTGAAATAGCAAGCTTGTACATATGATGAGGAGAAGGGAAGTGATGAACGGATGAGAAAATGGTTTACTTCTATTCAAGTTGCAGCTGTATATGTTGGCACAGTTGTGGGAGCAGGGTTTGCAACTGGAAGAGAAATCATTGAATTCTTTACACAGTACGGTTTCATAGGAATTATTGGCGTAGCTATTGCTGGAATCTTATTCATACACCTTGGTACAAAAATGATGATTCTAGCAAGAAGAATTCAGGCCACATCATATGAACAATTTATGACTCATATATTTGGAAATATTTTTGGTCAGGTTATGAACCTTCTATTACTTGTTATGTTAATTGGTGTCATGGCAGTGATGTTGTCAGGTGCTGGTGCGGTATTTCAAGAACAACTCCAATACTCTAAACAAATAGGTGTATGGCTAACAATGCTACTTGCTTTTATCGTTATGATAGTGGGAACAAGAGGTTTGGTATACGTAAATACTGTGGTTGTGCCCATTATGATATTTCTTGCCATCATGTTGTTTGTTCATGCAATTGGACAACCACTTTTTTTGGAACAAAATTTAGTCGTTCCTGTAATAGGAGAAGGGTGGAGAGCATTATTGTCACCATTTTCTTATGCAGCTCTAAATTTGATATTAGCACAAGCGGTTCTTGTACCATTAGCTACAGAGGTGGATGATGAAGAGGTAATAAAAAGAGGAGGATGGTTAGGAGGAGTTTTTCTAACATTGATTCTTCTTGGTTCTCATATGACACTTTCGATTATTCCTGATGTAACAAGTTATGAGATCCCAATGGCTGTGGCGATGAGTAGTTTTTTATTGGCTTTCTATGGATTCTATATGGTAGTCATTTATGGTGAAGTGTTTACTTCTATCATAGGAAGCCTTTATGGGTTGGAGAAACAATTACTTCCATATGTGCGTATACCAAGACTTTTTATCCAGGCTGGTCTGTTGCTAGTAGCTTATTTTATTAGTTTCTTTGATTATTCCTTGCTTTTATCTATCTTGTACCCGATTTTTGGTTATGTTAGCTTATTATTTTTAGTATTACTTTGGAGAAACAAAGAAGTTTAGACTTCTTTTTGTAGCTATAATAAAGGAAAAAGCAATCCATCAGTTGGATTGCTTTTCGTTTATTCTGTCACTTCAATTGTTCCTGCCATACTTAACAGCGCGTCTGTCCATTGGTCGTCCGGAGTTGTAAAGATGGTAAATTTAATCTTCTTTGCTTCATCTACTACACTAATTACTTTAGAATTAGCGTTTTCTGCAACAAACTGATTCTTTCCAGGTAACCATTCCGAATGCTTGTCTGATGTGAAGTCATTTACATCTTCATTAGTAACAGCCAATTGTTGTTTCGTATTTTCAAGTACAAACGCAATATCACTATCGGCTGGTAGTGTTTCAATTCTCATGAATACGCTAGAATCTTCAGATAAATAGACAACATCTTTAAATGGTTCTTCGGCTGTTAATTCATACTCTGGTAGAACGTATAAAGAAAAAGGCTGATTGTCACTATTCTTTAAAAAAGCTGTTGTCTCTATTTCTTCTGAAGCTTTTGAGTAGGTAAGTTGACGCTCTAGAAGACGAATTTTTGTATCTTCCTCTGGGTTTGTTTCCGTGCCCTCTTCAGATACTTCTGTAGTTTCCTCAGTTGAATCTTCTTGTTGATTAACAACTTGTTCAGATCCATTAGAAGTATCTACTTCATCTACTTCCCCTGATGTGGAATTTGTTCCACAAGCTGCAAGTAAAAGGATTGAAGCTAGTGTTGGAGTTAACACCCATGTTTTTAGTTGCATATTTCTTCCTCCTTTAATATCTGTCCATCTACTATAATAGACGATTTTGTTGGTATATGGTTACAAAACAAACAAAATAATGATTACGTCCTAGTTCTTGGAGCGTTCTTTTACGTATAGGAGTAGGTAATTAAGCAAACTGTAAGTAAGAATACATTTTAGGAGGAAAGAAAATGACTGAATCTAAACATGAACAAGAAAGAAAATGGAACGTTCGTAAACAAGACCAAAAACCACATGGGAAAGTAGAAAGCTTTAAACAACTTAGCGAGAGTCCATTAGATAAGAAATAATTTTAGAACATACTTTTTCATATTTGTGGAAATATAGTAATGAAAATGGATAGGGGGGATGGTAATGAGTGAAAGGTATCAATTAGTGGAAGCTAGCTCTATTTCTATTAATGTTAGCCATTATCATCAACCGCTTATCCTAACGTGGTGGGCAGCGGCTTTTCCAGGGTTTGGGCACTTGTTATTGGGGAAATATGCAGTTGGATTAATATTAATCTTTTGGGAAGTATTAATTAATTCTTTAACGCATCTAAACCATGCGATTTTTTTATCTTTAATTGGACAATTTGAAGAGGCCAGCACACTTCTTGATTATCGGTTTATTTTCTTATATGTGACTGTGTATGTCTTCTCTATTTGGGATACATATAGAAGAGCCGTAGAATTAAATAAGATCCACACGTTAGCTTCTGCAAAGCCCATTGTAATAAAAAAAGATCCAGTGAATTCATTCGAGACCAATTATTTTGATTTAAGAAGCCCCATTCTTGCAATAATTTGGTCTTTCATAACCCCGGGGCTTGGGTATCTATACATTAACAGAATTCCATCTTTAGTTATCAGCATAATATTATGGGTGTCTCTTTCGACATTAGCACATCTTTATGAAGGAATATTTTTCACCTTAATGGGGGATTTTGAAAGGGCTAGAATAGTCATGGATGTTCAATGGAGTTTATTCTTGCCTTCCATTTTTGTATTTTTTGCTTATGATGCTTATGTAAGTACCGTAGAATATAACAAGATTTATTTAATTTCCCAAAAAGAACATTTAAGGAATCATTATCAACCTAAACATTTCTCTTTTTGTAATAAAGAAAATGAATGAGAGTAGGGTGTGATTTGTATATTTTCGCCACTTTTAAACACTCCAATTTAGTTGAAATCTTTGTAAATGAATTATTGGAAATGGAAGTACCACGGGACAACATATTAATAGTTCCACTAGAGGTTACGTCAAATGATATAGGTTTATTAGATACGATGTATCAATCGGACGGGAAAAGTTTGATGGATGTAGCAGGTGTTTTAGGCACTGTATTTATGCTAATCGGGACAATTTATGGATATGTTTTGCGAATAGGTCCAGTCTTATCTGGTTTAGTTGGTTTAGTTGTTGGAATAATAAGTGGAATAATCATTGATTATTTTTGGACAAGAAGAAAAAACAAAGTCACCATTAAGAGAAAAGAGTATGCAGACATTGTGGTAACAGTTTTCTGTAAGAGAAATGATAAAAGAGCAATAATGAGTGTCTGTGGGAAAAATGGGGCTTTAGCCATAGGAATCTACGAAGGGGAAGATTCCTCTACATAAAAACGCCGAATCAATTATAGGAGATTCTGGCGTTTTTATGTTTCATGCTATAACGTACCTTGAATAATTTTATAGTTTTTGTGATTTACTACTGTTTTTTCCTCAAGTTCTAGATCTCTGTAATTTTCCATAATGGTTAAATCCACAATAACAGAGTTCTCATTTACTTTTTCCACTAGACCTAATAGTCCTTCTCTAAACTCAATAATATTACCGATTTCTGCTTTTTTCATTTCGCATCGCTCCTTTGGCAAGTGGGACTACGCATTAATGATTAGTTACTATTCTCCTATATTTTTAAACACACGTAAAGTCATTTTTTCATTTTTTTGAAAAATAGGCTAATTTTCATGTAAGCGGAAACATTTAACTTATTTCTTATTCTCAGAAATAAGCGTAGACAAAGGAAGTAGTCCGAGAGTAAAATATTTAGTAACTCGAAATAAAGGGTAAATCGAAGGAATGGTGAATATATGTGGCGTAATCGTAATATATGGATATTACTTAGTGGAGAAGCAATTGCAAACGTAGGTCTTTGGGTTGGAATTATAGGAAATTTAGAATTTTTAAGCATGCATGTTCCTTCAGATTTTGCTAAGTCACTGATCCTTTTTGTGGGGCTATTTTTTGGTGTTTTGTTTGGTCCTATAGCAGGTAAAATGATTGACCAATATTCCATAAAATCGATTCTTTTCTGGTCATCTTTTATCAGGATGATTACCGTATTATTTATGTTTATAGCAATTAGTCAACAGCAAGTTCTTTGGATGATGGTGTATATGTTAGGGATTGGGGTTTCAGCAGCTTTTTATTTTCCAGCATTGCAAGCTCTCATTCCTAGAATAGTAGAAGAAAAAGACTTATTAACCGTGAATGGTGTTCATATGAATGTGGGAACTTTAGCAAGGATTGTAGGGACGGCAATAGGCGGTATTTTGGTCGTTAGTCTAAGTTTAAATGTGACGTATGCATTAGTATTTGCTTCGTACCTAATCTTGTTAGCTTGTATTCCATTTCTTCAATTATTAGATGAAAAGAAACAAGTGGAAAAAGGAAAGAAATTCACTAAAGGTTCTGGTTTTAAAGAGGTACTTCCTCTTTTAAAAGAACATCCTAG is a genomic window containing:
- a CDS encoding MFS transporter, which codes for MWRNRNIWILLSGEAIANVGLWVGIIGNLEFLSMHVPSDFAKSLILFVGLFFGVLFGPIAGKMIDQYSIKSILFWSSFIRMITVLFMFIAISQQQVLWMMVYMLGIGVSAAFYFPALQALIPRIVEEKDLLTVNGVHMNVGTLARIVGTAIGGILVVSLSLNVTYALVFASYLILLACIPFLQLLDEKKQVEKGKKFTKGSGFKEVLPLLKEHPRVYQTLLLTLVPISFIGSFNLMVLKISEIQQNPAIKGWLYTCEGIAFMVGAFLAKRFSQGKDKLGFITVSAVFIAASQLLLFFADSFIMSVIAFSLFGISAGAFFPVAATIFQTEVPKEIHGRFFSFRGMMDRVLFQVVLVFTGFLLDAVGFFFMIIIFGSISIVLALTMTVKYIKNRENEISAKENSVHVG
- a CDS encoding YkvS family protein, with product MKKAEIGNIIEFREGLLGLVEKVNENSVIVDLTIMENYRDLELEEKTVVNHKNYKIIQGTL
- a CDS encoding GerAB/ArcD/ProY family transporter is translated as MRKWFTSIQVAAVYVGTVVGAGFATGREIIEFFTQYGFIGIIGVAIAGILFIHLGTKMMILARRIQATSYEQFMTHIFGNIFGQVMNLLLLVMLIGVMAVMLSGAGAVFQEQLQYSKQIGVWLTMLLAFIVMIVGTRGLVYVNTVVVPIMIFLAIMLFVHAIGQPLFLEQNLVVPVIGEGWRALLSPFSYAALNLILAQAVLVPLATEVDDEEVIKRGGWLGGVFLTLILLGSHMTLSIIPDVTSYEIPMAVAMSSFLLAFYGFYMVVIYGEVFTSIIGSLYGLEKQLLPYVRIPRLFIQAGLLLVAYFISFFDYSLLLSILYPIFGYVSLLFLVLLWRNKEV
- a CDS encoding DUF6254 family protein, with protein sequence MTESKHEQERKWNVRKQDQKPHGKVESFKQLSESPLDKK